The following are encoded in a window of Arthrobacter sp. OAP107 genomic DNA:
- a CDS encoding ABC transporter permease, which produces MPSNPSPVAESPEATETPLVAPVESHGSAGASAAEKVHAALTRSSTGSADLRELESGLDSLQSDAVRKARVDWSRILLPVAAVVVLIIIWQFYVSLGLKRRDQVPGPMDVLEQFGTLWAEGSLQEAVWTSLQRGLLGFLISVAIATPVGLLLAQVAPLRRAFGPLISGLQVLPSVAWVPAAIIWFGLTDATVYFVVFMGAIPSIINGLISGVDQIPPQYRSVGTVLGASRLQMAVQIILPAALPGYLGGLKQGWAFSWRSLMAAEIIAVGGTIGFGLGSMLNQGRDLADMTIVMSAILLILAVGILIELLVFAPIEKRLLQRRGLLAGSTR; this is translated from the coding sequence ATGCCAAGTAACCCATCTCCGGTGGCCGAGTCGCCCGAGGCGACCGAAACCCCGCTGGTTGCGCCCGTCGAAAGCCACGGGTCGGCTGGCGCTTCCGCCGCCGAAAAGGTGCACGCCGCGCTGACCCGGTCCTCGACCGGCTCGGCCGACCTGCGTGAACTGGAGTCCGGGCTGGACTCGCTGCAGTCGGACGCGGTCCGCAAGGCCCGGGTCGACTGGAGCCGGATCCTGCTTCCGGTCGCCGCCGTCGTGGTGCTCATCATCATCTGGCAGTTCTACGTCTCGCTGGGTCTCAAGCGGCGTGACCAGGTGCCCGGCCCCATGGATGTGCTGGAGCAGTTTGGCACCCTGTGGGCTGAGGGTTCGCTGCAGGAAGCCGTCTGGACCTCGCTGCAGCGCGGCCTTCTGGGCTTCCTGATCAGCGTCGCCATCGCGACGCCGGTTGGCCTGCTCCTGGCCCAGGTGGCGCCGCTGCGCCGGGCGTTCGGGCCGCTGATCTCGGGCCTGCAGGTTCTGCCGTCCGTTGCGTGGGTCCCGGCCGCCATCATCTGGTTCGGCCTCACGGATGCCACCGTGTACTTCGTGGTGTTCATGGGCGCGATCCCGTCGATCATCAACGGCCTGATCTCCGGCGTGGACCAGATCCCGCCGCAGTACCGCAGCGTGGGCACGGTCCTCGGCGCCTCGCGGCTGCAGATGGCCGTGCAGATCATCCTTCCGGCAGCGCTGCCGGGCTACCTCGGCGGCCTTAAGCAGGGCTGGGCCTTCTCCTGGCGTTCGCTCATGGCCGCGGAAATCATCGCCGTGGGCGGCACCATCGGGTTCGGCCTCGGCTCCATGCTGAACCAAGGCCGCGACCTCGCCGACATGACGATCGTGATGTCCGCGATCCTCCTCATCCTGGCCGTGGGCATCCTGATCGAACTGCTGGTGTTCGCGCCGATCGAGAAGCGCCTCCTCCAGCGCCGCGGGCTGCTCGCAGGCAGCACCCGCTAG
- a CDS encoding FAD-dependent oxidoreductase, whose product MSTSTTVGTAARPLRVAVIGSGPAGVYAADILTKSEAVKSGELTVSIDLFDRYPAPYGLIRYGVAPDHPRIKGIVNALHKVLDRGDIRFFGNVDYGTDLSIEDLQTHYDAVIFATGAIKDADLNIPGIELEGSFGGADFVSWYDGHPDVPREWPLDAKEIAVIGNGNVALDVARVLSKHADDLLVSEIPDNVYAGLKASPVTDVHVFGRRGPAQVKFTPLELRELSHSKDVDIILYPEDFEFDEESDRQIQTNNQTKTMVGTLTNWIAEQPEDLSELKASRRLHLHFLHSPVEIYDDAENPGRVSGMKFERTELDGTGNARGTGEYIDYPVQAVYRAIGYFGSALPEIEFDHKKGVVPNAGGRVLDASGEHVPGIYATGWIKRGPVGLIGHTKGDALETVTFLLEDRENLPVAEAPAASAVVDLLESRGVEYTTWEGWLALDAHELALGAEATAAGGSHGVEVVRERIKVVPREDMVSISRDGIAASV is encoded by the coding sequence GTGTCAACCAGCACCACCGTAGGAACCGCCGCCCGCCCGTTGCGTGTGGCCGTCATCGGATCCGGCCCGGCCGGCGTCTACGCAGCGGACATCCTCACCAAGAGCGAGGCCGTCAAAAGCGGCGAGCTGACCGTGAGCATCGACCTCTTCGACCGCTACCCGGCACCCTACGGTTTGATCCGCTACGGAGTGGCCCCTGACCACCCGCGCATCAAGGGCATCGTCAACGCCCTGCACAAGGTCCTGGACCGCGGCGACATCCGCTTCTTCGGCAACGTTGACTACGGCACGGACCTCTCCATCGAGGACCTTCAAACACACTATGACGCCGTCATCTTCGCCACCGGCGCCATCAAGGACGCCGACCTGAACATCCCGGGCATCGAACTCGAAGGCTCCTTCGGCGGCGCCGACTTCGTCTCCTGGTACGACGGCCACCCGGACGTTCCCCGCGAATGGCCGCTGGACGCCAAGGAAATCGCCGTGATCGGCAACGGCAACGTGGCCCTCGACGTGGCCCGTGTCCTCTCCAAGCACGCCGACGACCTCCTGGTCTCCGAAATCCCGGACAACGTCTACGCCGGCCTGAAGGCATCACCCGTCACCGACGTCCACGTCTTCGGCCGCCGCGGCCCCGCCCAGGTCAAGTTCACCCCGCTGGAACTGCGCGAGCTGTCCCACTCCAAGGACGTGGACATCATCCTGTACCCGGAGGACTTCGAGTTCGACGAGGAATCCGACCGCCAGATCCAGACCAACAACCAGACCAAGACCATGGTCGGAACGCTCACCAACTGGATCGCCGAGCAGCCCGAGGACCTTTCCGAGCTCAAGGCCTCCCGCCGCCTGCACCTGCACTTCCTGCACAGCCCGGTGGAAATTTACGACGACGCCGAGAACCCCGGGCGCGTCAGCGGCATGAAGTTTGAGCGCACCGAACTGGACGGCACAGGCAACGCCCGTGGCACCGGCGAGTACATCGACTACCCGGTCCAGGCCGTCTACCGGGCCATCGGCTACTTCGGTTCCGCCCTGCCCGAGATCGAGTTCGACCACAAGAAGGGTGTCGTCCCGAACGCCGGCGGCCGGGTCCTGGACGCCTCCGGCGAGCACGTCCCGGGCATCTACGCCACCGGCTGGATCAAGCGCGGACCCGTCGGCCTCATCGGCCACACCAAGGGTGACGCCCTGGAGACGGTGACCTTCCTGCTGGAAGACCGCGAGAACCTGCCGGTTGCCGAGGCACCTGCTGCCAGCGCCGTCGTCGACCTGCTCGAAAGCCGCGGCGTGGAATACACCACCTGGGAAGGTTGGCTGGCACTGGACGCACACGAGCTCGCCCTGGGCGCCGAGGCCACCGCTGCCGGCGGCTCGCACGGCGTTGAGGTTGTGCGTGAGCGCATCAAGGTGGTGCCGCGCGAGGACATGGTCTCCATCTCCCGCGACGGGATCGCCGCCAGCGTCTAG
- the cobA gene encoding uroporphyrinogen-III C-methyltransferase: MAIQDIYPTALRLLGRPVLVVGGGRVAARRAKGLLDAGARVTVVAPEATAAVRELADAGLLTWESRTYRSDDVDGVWFVQTATGDPAVDTLVASDAEAQRVWCVNASDHESSAAWTPAVAVVDDVKIAVNAGGDPRRAMALRDAVATALESGDLPLRRRRISKDSAHRGSVALVGGGPGDTGLITVRGRRLLGQADVVVADRLGPRELLNELAPDVRVIEVGKTPGHHPVPQAEINRILVEEALRGHRVVRLKGGDPYVLGRGGEEAEFCRQHGVEVEVVSGVTSAISVPAAAGIPVTHRGLAKGFSVVTGHEELSEVPARADHTVVLLMGVGQLRESASALGKAGLPGDTPVGIVENGYLPDQRVTIGTLGTIADQAEAAGVANPAVIVIGDVVRVSPFAPSHFKTADYSTTSPNKPRTSTTRVLTP; this comes from the coding sequence ATGGCAATTCAGGACATTTACCCCACGGCGCTGCGCCTCCTCGGCCGCCCCGTGCTGGTGGTGGGCGGCGGACGCGTTGCTGCGCGCCGCGCGAAAGGCCTGCTCGACGCCGGTGCACGCGTCACCGTTGTCGCCCCCGAGGCTACCGCCGCGGTCCGCGAACTCGCCGACGCCGGCCTGCTCACCTGGGAATCCCGCACCTACCGCTCCGACGACGTCGACGGCGTCTGGTTCGTTCAGACCGCCACCGGCGATCCGGCCGTGGACACGCTGGTGGCTTCCGACGCCGAGGCGCAGCGGGTCTGGTGCGTCAACGCCTCCGACCATGAGTCCTCCGCAGCCTGGACGCCCGCCGTCGCCGTGGTGGACGACGTTAAGATCGCCGTCAACGCCGGGGGAGACCCGCGCCGTGCCATGGCCCTGCGCGACGCCGTCGCCACCGCCCTGGAGTCAGGGGACCTGCCGCTGCGCCGTCGCCGTATTTCGAAGGACAGTGCCCACCGTGGATCGGTCGCCCTTGTCGGCGGCGGCCCCGGCGACACCGGCCTCATCACCGTCCGCGGCCGCCGGCTGCTCGGCCAGGCCGACGTCGTGGTCGCCGACCGCCTCGGCCCCCGCGAACTGCTCAACGAGCTTGCCCCGGACGTCCGCGTCATCGAGGTCGGCAAGACACCGGGCCACCACCCCGTGCCGCAGGCCGAGATCAACCGGATCCTCGTCGAAGAGGCGCTCCGGGGCCACCGTGTGGTGCGACTCAAGGGCGGCGACCCCTACGTCCTGGGCCGCGGCGGCGAGGAAGCAGAATTCTGCCGCCAGCACGGTGTCGAGGTGGAAGTGGTTTCCGGAGTGACCTCCGCGATTTCCGTCCCCGCGGCTGCCGGCATCCCGGTCACGCACCGCGGTCTGGCGAAGGGCTTCAGCGTGGTCACCGGCCACGAGGAACTGTCCGAGGTCCCGGCCCGTGCGGACCACACAGTGGTGCTCCTCATGGGCGTTGGCCAGCTCCGCGAATCCGCGTCCGCCCTCGGCAAAGCCGGCCTGCCCGGTGACACACCAGTTGGTATTGTTGAAAACGGCTACCTGCCGGACCAGCGCGTCACCATCGGCACCCTCGGCACCATCGCCGACCAGGCCGAGGCCGCCGGCGTCGCCAATCCTGCAGTGATCGTCATCGGTGACGTTGTCCGCGTCAGCCCCTTCGCGCCGTCGCACTTCAAAACCGCTGACTACAGCACCACCAGCCCCAACAAGCCCCGCACAAGCACCACCCGCGTTCTCACCCCCTAG
- a CDS encoding ABC transporter ATP-binding protein, whose product MPVVLENLGKRFGEGAPVLDDVNATIGKGEFVALLGASGCGKSTLLNIMAGLELPTSGALEVPSDGAAFMFQDSALFPWLTARENVELALKLRGVGKAERRVKAAELLDLVHLAEAADRRPHELSGGMRQRVALARSLAQDRQLLLMDEPFAALDAITRDLLHDELERIWKETGRTIVFVTHNVREAVRLGQRVLLLSSRPGRVVQEWEVTEEHRTDAGLAGQLTGVITARLREEIRRHAK is encoded by the coding sequence ATGCCAGTCGTACTGGAAAACCTGGGCAAGCGCTTCGGCGAAGGCGCCCCGGTGCTGGACGACGTCAACGCCACCATCGGCAAGGGCGAGTTCGTCGCCCTCCTCGGTGCGTCCGGCTGCGGCAAGTCCACCCTGCTGAACATCATGGCCGGACTGGAGCTCCCGACGTCGGGCGCCCTTGAAGTGCCCAGCGACGGCGCCGCGTTCATGTTCCAGGACTCCGCCCTGTTCCCATGGCTCACCGCCCGCGAGAACGTCGAGCTGGCACTGAAGCTGCGCGGCGTCGGCAAGGCCGAGCGGCGCGTCAAAGCCGCAGAGCTGCTGGACCTGGTCCACCTCGCCGAAGCCGCGGACCGGCGCCCGCATGAACTGTCCGGCGGCATGCGCCAGCGCGTGGCCCTGGCCCGCTCGCTCGCGCAGGACCGCCAGCTGCTGCTGATGGATGAGCCGTTCGCGGCCCTGGACGCCATCACCCGCGACCTGCTGCACGACGAACTTGAGCGCATCTGGAAGGAAACCGGACGCACCATCGTCTTTGTGACCCACAACGTCCGCGAGGCGGTCCGCCTGGGCCAGCGCGTCCTCCTGCTCTCCTCCCGGCCCGGCCGCGTGGTGCAGGAATGGGAAGTCACCGAAGAACACCGTACCGACGCCGGTCTTGCCGGACAGCTGACCGGGGTCATCACCGCCCGGCTGCGAGAGGAGATCCGCCGCCATGCCAAGTAA
- a CDS encoding DUF1206 domain-containing protein produces the protein MTDNDSTISEAADAAEAASNTKALDVVARSGFAVMALLHIIVGVIAIALAFGHPGEAEPTGAIEQLAANPWGPALMWAGMVGCAGLSLWQLSEATLRARHLRRKERIGKLISSGFLAIAYGSVGLSFGGFAVGLRGDSGESTRDVSAALLTNPFGGVILSALGLTVIGVGIYFVVKGFRRGFKEELFHFDGTRRGKLIDSLGVTGHVAKGIALFLAGLLFAIAAAKHTPEESTGLDGSLKALRDHEYGPYLLFAIGAGFICYGIFALVRSKFGRM, from the coding sequence ATGACGGACAACGATTCGACGATCAGCGAGGCGGCCGACGCCGCTGAGGCTGCATCGAACACCAAGGCGCTCGACGTCGTCGCGCGTTCCGGTTTCGCTGTCATGGCCCTGCTGCACATCATCGTGGGCGTCATCGCGATTGCCCTGGCCTTCGGGCATCCCGGCGAGGCCGAGCCCACGGGCGCCATCGAACAGCTGGCCGCCAACCCCTGGGGCCCGGCACTCATGTGGGCCGGCATGGTCGGGTGCGCCGGGCTCTCCCTTTGGCAGCTCAGCGAGGCCACCCTCCGGGCCCGCCACCTGCGCCGCAAGGAACGGATCGGGAAGCTGATCTCCTCCGGGTTCCTGGCAATCGCCTACGGCAGCGTCGGGCTCAGTTTCGGCGGCTTTGCGGTGGGGCTTCGCGGCGACTCCGGCGAGTCAACGAGGGACGTAAGCGCGGCCCTGCTCACCAATCCCTTTGGCGGCGTGATCCTCAGTGCCTTGGGCCTGACCGTCATAGGCGTGGGCATCTACTTTGTGGTGAAGGGCTTCCGGCGGGGGTTCAAGGAGGAGCTCTTCCACTTTGACGGCACCCGCCGGGGCAAACTCATCGATTCGCTGGGCGTGACCGGCCACGTGGCGAAGGGCATCGCACTGTTCCTCGCGGGGCTGCTTTTCGCCATCGCCGCCGCCAAGCACACCCCCGAAGAATCCACGGGTCTCGACGGCAGCCTGAAGGCCCTCCGCGACCACGAGTACGGGCCCTACCTGCTGTTTGCCATCGGTGCAGGCTTCATTTGCTACGGGATCTTCGCGCTGGTCCGGTCGAAGTTCGGCAGGATGTAG
- a CDS encoding SRPBCC family protein produces the protein MKRRFSGDPAGAPNRTSNRTADLAGRAFAAAFRAVKAVRPVRPIHPRGISLVGELVLTGAAGRAAAGLPGASGISWLDDAGTCQVRGRFSRSVGLPESLPDILGLALRISPASDTSSRAGSLGAGGAGDFDASGDSADVGDVLFASTGWGVPGRYMLLPKLDVGTARFTTLMPYKGANGPVLLGLRTLSLPGRATGRADTGGNFKESLATGDWTLALSYASPAGLWVQAGLLHLRAAATATAPGDAAAGDTAIRFDPLKHPLPGAGTYPWARRLRERSYRAARRPAARIIGGPDPARFTAADQTSASRRQGLADERNTMSTVTQVFNSPASAVWTVIADGWLYSGWVVGASRIRDVDARWPEVGAQLHHSVGAWPLLINDSTKVTAADPGKRLELIARGWPIGEAKVVITLEDLGEQCRVTMMEDAVRGPGLAVPRALRGPVITVRNRETLQRLELMAAGGAGA, from the coding sequence ATGAAAAGACGATTCAGCGGCGATCCGGCGGGGGCGCCGAACCGGACCTCCAACCGCACGGCCGACCTCGCCGGGCGTGCTTTCGCTGCCGCGTTCCGGGCCGTCAAGGCCGTGCGCCCCGTCCGCCCCATCCATCCGCGGGGCATCAGCCTGGTCGGCGAACTCGTCCTCACGGGCGCCGCGGGGCGCGCTGCTGCCGGACTCCCGGGAGCCAGCGGGATCTCTTGGCTCGACGACGCCGGAACCTGCCAGGTGCGCGGGCGGTTTTCCCGGTCGGTGGGGCTTCCTGAATCGCTACCGGACATTCTGGGCCTGGCGCTGCGGATTTCTCCCGCTTCCGACACTTCCAGCCGCGCCGGTTCTCTCGGTGCCGGCGGCGCCGGTGACTTTGACGCCTCCGGCGACAGTGCCGACGTCGGGGATGTCCTGTTCGCTTCGACCGGCTGGGGCGTGCCGGGCCGTTACATGCTGCTGCCCAAGCTGGATGTTGGCACTGCCAGGTTCACCACGCTGATGCCGTACAAGGGTGCCAACGGCCCTGTCCTCCTGGGGCTGCGCACGCTGTCTCTGCCCGGGCGTGCGACCGGCCGGGCAGACACCGGAGGAAACTTCAAGGAGTCGCTGGCGACGGGAGACTGGACCCTGGCGCTGTCGTACGCCAGCCCGGCAGGCCTGTGGGTGCAGGCCGGCCTGCTGCACCTGAGAGCAGCCGCCACTGCCACCGCCCCGGGGGACGCTGCCGCGGGGGACACGGCCATCCGGTTCGATCCGCTGAAGCACCCCCTGCCCGGCGCCGGAACCTACCCCTGGGCCCGCCGGCTCCGGGAGCGTTCGTACCGGGCCGCCCGACGCCCCGCAGCCCGCATCATCGGCGGCCCGGATCCCGCCAGGTTCACAGCTGCAGACCAGACCTCCGCCTCCCGGCGTCAGGGTTTGGCCGACGAAAGGAACACCATGTCAACCGTCACGCAGGTCTTCAATTCACCGGCATCGGCAGTCTGGACAGTGATCGCGGACGGGTGGCTCTACTCCGGCTGGGTGGTGGGTGCCTCGAGAATCCGCGACGTGGACGCCCGCTGGCCGGAGGTGGGCGCCCAGCTCCACCACTCGGTGGGCGCCTGGCCGCTGCTCATAAATGACTCAACCAAGGTGACAGCGGCCGATCCGGGTAAGCGGCTGGAACTGATTGCGCGCGGCTGGCCGATCGGCGAGGCCAAGGTGGTCATCACCCTCGAGGACTTGGGCGAGCAGTGCCGCGTGACGATGATGGAGGACGCCGTCCGCGGGCCCGGCCTGGCCGTGCCGAGGGCCCTGCGCGGCCCGGTCATCACGGTCCGCAACCGCGAAACCCTGCAGCGGCTCGAACTCATGGCCGCCGGGGGCGCGGGAGCTTAA